From Populus trichocarpa isolate Nisqually-1 chromosome 19, P.trichocarpa_v4.1, whole genome shotgun sequence, a single genomic window includes:
- the LOC7458870 gene encoding G-type lectin S-receptor-like serine/threonine-protein kinase At5g35370, whose translation MGSSFLFLFFSSTLLPYLCISGPSTVQTIKQPFTASHFFFIDQSGVFLISSNGNFTASISNSEENPPYYFCITHVKSNAIIWIANRNHPISDSDKLYLTTNGLAINSTYNSSTTSVVWSTEGLSPSSQVSAMELRDSGNLVLLNRNNVSLWESFDQPTDTIVMGQSLAVGTSVDCYNAENDMSVGDYRLVVTGGDAVLQWNGMSYWKLSMEPKGSQDSKVPVSFLALNDTGLFLLGSDRSTVVIKLTLGPADFRVAKLGFDGKLSVRKFVDQNWVQEFVSPADECQIPLSCNKMGLCSSGRCSCPPNFHGDPLSKSGCTPTDASLALPSGCSNGKELNSSVFYVNLGSELDYFANGFMAPAKRDINLLACQDLCTRNCSCLGIFYGNSSGSCYLLENPLGSIMEASSSNSKRLGYVKTIVVSSRANKVNESAKFPIVGLVLLPSSGILLIIIVVLGFICWRRNRLYRTAKLKLGRGDSSSSELEIISIPGLPVRFNYEDLVAATESFSTQIGSGGFGTVYKGTLPDKSVVAVKKITNVGVQGKKEFCTEIAIIGSTRHVNLVKLKGFCAQGRQRFLVYEYMNRGSLDRTLFGNGPVLKWQERFEIALGTARGLAYLHSYCERKIIHCDVKPENILLHDNLQVKISDFGLSKLLTPEQSSLFTTMRGTRGYLAPEWLAGVTISDKADVYSYGMVLLEIVRGRKNSAAQPQSRSIENDSSEGNGTSSSSSGWEPRSAYFPLHALEMHEKKRYSELADSRLERRVANEEVEKLVKVALCCLHEDPTLRPTMVNVVGMLEGITPLAEPRQESLNFLRFYGRRFSEASRIEGSNERNEFGLFPQANLTSGTSSSYTSMSYLSAQQLSGPR comes from the coding sequence ATGGGCTCCTCCTTCTtgttcctcttcttttcttccaCACTGCTTCCTTATCTCTGCATCTCAGGCCCCAGCACTGTtcaaaccatcaaacaaccCTTCACTGcttcacattttttcttcattgacCAGTCTGGTGTTTTCTTGATCTCTTCTAATGGCAACTTCACAGCCTCCATATCCAATTCCGAAGAGAATCCTCCATATTATTTCTGTATCACTCATGTTAAGTCCAATGCTATCATTTGGATAGCTAACAGGAACCACCCCATTTCAGATTCTGATAAGCTATATTTGACTACAAATGGTCTTGCCATTAATAGTACTTATAATTCTAGTACTACATCTGTAGTTTGGTCAACGGAAGGATTAAGCCCAAGCTCTCAGGTTTCTGCTATGGAGCTTCGGGATTCAGGAAACCTTGTACTACTTAACAGGAACAATGTTTCTTTATGGGAGAGTTTTGATCAACCAACTGATACTATTGTCATGGGACAGAGTTTGGCTGTTGGGACATCAGTGGACTGTTATAACGCTGAGAATGACATGTCAGTTGGTGACTACAGGCTTGTAGTGACTGGTGGTGATGCTGTTTTGCAGTGGAATGGAATGAGTTATTGGAAGCTATCAATGGAGCCAAAAGGTTCACAGGATTCAAAGGTGCCTGTCTCATTTTTGGCCTTGAATGATACAGGTTTGTTTTTGCTTGGAAGTGATAGATCAACTGTTGTGATTAAGCTTACTTTGGGCCCTGCAGATTTTAGAGTTGCCAAGTTAGGGTTTGATGGGAAGCTTAGTGTTAGAAAATTTGTTGATCAAAATTGGGTGCAGGAATTTGTGAGCCCTGCTGATGAATGTCAGATTCCTCTCAGTTGTAACAAAATGGGGTTATGCAGTTCAGGAAGATGCTCTTGTCCACCAAATTTCCATGGTGATCCTCTTTCAAAAAGTGGCTGCACGCCGACAGATGCTTCACTTGCTTTGCCTTCAGGTTGTAGTAATGGAAAAGAATTGAATTCTTCTGTTTTCTATGTCAATTTAGGCTCTGAATTAGACTATTTTGCTAATGGTTTTATGGCTCCTGCTAAACGGGATATCAATTTATTAGCTTGCCAAGATCTTTGCACCCGAAATTGTTCTTGTTTAGGCATCTTCTATGGAAATTCCTCAGGTTCTTGTTATCTTCTTGAAAACCCTTTGGGGTCTATCATGGAAGCCTCTAGCTCCAACAGCAAACGGTTAGGCTACGTGAAGACTATAGTTGTATCTTCGCGTGCAAACAAAGTGAATGAATCTGCAAAATTTCCAATTGTAGGTTTGGTTCTATTACCTTCATCTGGAATCCTTTTGATTATCATTGTTGTTTTAGGGTTCATTTGTTGGAGAAGGAATAGACTGTATAGAACTGCTAAGTTGAAATTAGGCCGTGGCGATTCTTCTTCATCTGAGCTTGAGATAATTTCTATCCCGGGTTTGCCAGTAAGGTTTAATTATGAAGACCTTGTGGCTGCAACAGAAAGTTTCAGCACTCAAATTGGTAGTGGCGGCTTTGGAACCGTGTACAAAGGCACTCTGCCTGACAAATCCGTTGTGGCAGTCAAGAAGATTACCAATGTTGGTGTGCAAGGAAAGAAGGAATTCTGCACCGAAATTGCGATTATAGGAAGCACTCGTCATGTTAATCTTGTTAAATTGAAAGGGTTTTGCGCACAAGGGAGACAGAGGTTTCTGGTATATGAGTACATGAACAGAGGCTCACTGGACAGAACGCTCTTTGGTAATGGACCTGTTTTGAAGTGGCAAGAAAGGTTTGAGATTGCTCTTGGAACCGCAAGGGGACTTGCTTACTTGCATAGTTATTGTGAGCGCAAGATCATCCATTGTGATGTGAAGCCAGAGAACATTCTTTTGCATGACAATTTACAGGTTAAAATCTCCGATTTCGGGCTTTCGAAGCTGCTAACCCCTGAACAATCCAGTCTCTTCACTACAATGAGAGGGACACGAGGCTATCTTGCACCAGAATGGCTAGCGGGCGTTACGATCTCAGATAAAGCTGATGTTTATAGTTATGGAATGGTATTGCTAGAAATTGTAAGGGGAAGGAAAAACAGCGCAGCACAGCCGCAAAGCCGAAGCATAGAAAACGATAGCAGCGAAGGAAATGGAACATCTTCATCCTCTTCAGGTTGGGAACCTAGGTCTGCGTATTTCCCCCTACACGCGCTAGAAATGCATGAGAAAAAAAGGTACTCGGAGCTTGCAGACTCCAGGCTAGAAAGACGGGTGGCGAACGAGGAGGTTGAGAAGCTAGTGAAGGTGGCCTTGTGCTGTTTACATGAAGATCCTACGCTGAGGCCAACAATGGTTAATGTTGTTGGCATGTTGGAAGGTATAACTCCTTTGGCTGAGCCAAGGCAGGAATCATTAAATTTCTTGAGATTCTATGGCAGGAGGTTCAGTGAGGCGTCTAGAATTGAAGGGTCTAATGAGCGAAATGAGTTTGGTTTGTTCCCTCAAGCAAACCTCACTAGTGGCACCAGTAGTTCTTACACCTCAATGTCTTACTTGTCTGCACAACAGCTTTCTGGTCCTAGATAA
- the LOC7458869 gene encoding flavonol synthase/flavanone 3-hydroxylase, with translation MEFDRVQAIASLSFDKETIPEEFIWPEKEQPATTTFDGRVPEIPTIDLNDPNPENLVRLIADASKEWGIFQVVNHGIPSDLIAKLQDVGKKFFELPQEEKEVYAKPHDSKSIEGYGSKLQNNPQVKKSWVDHLFHIIWPPSSINYQFWPNNPPSYREVNEEYAKYMREVTDKLFTALSLGLGLEGHALKEGAGGEEIEYMLKINYYPPCPRPDLTLGVAAHTDLSALTILVPNEVPGLQIFKDGNWFEAKYIPNALIIHIGDQIEILSNGKYKAVLHRTTVAKDKARMSWPVFLEPPGELVVGPLPHLIKKDNPPKFKAKKFEDYMYCKLNRLPQ, from the exons ATGGAGTTTGATAGAGTTCAAGCCATTGCTTCCTTGTCATTTGACAAAGAAACAATTCCTGAAGAGTTCATTTGGCCAGAGAAGGAGCAGCCAGCAACAACCACATTTGATGGCCGAGTCCCTGAAATTCCCACCATTGATCTCAATGATCCTAATCCCGAAAACTTGGTGCGTTTGATTGCCGATGCTAGCAAGGAATGGGGGATCTTCCAAGTTGTGAACCATGGAATCCCAAGCGATCTCATTGCCAAACTACAAGATGTTGGTAAGAAATTCTTTGAACTCCCTCAAGAAGAGAAAGAGGTGTATGCTAAGCCTCATGATTCAAAGAGCATTGAAGGGTATGGATCGAAATTGCAGAATAATCCCCAAGTAAAGAAATCTTGGGTTGATCATCTCTTTCATATCATTTGGCCTCCTTCTTCCATCAATTACCAGTTCTGGCCTAATAACCCCCCTTCTTACAG GGAAGTCAATGAGGAGTATGCAAAGTATATGAGGGAGGTGACAGATAAACTCTTCACAGCCCTCTCTTTAGGGTTAGGGCTTGAAGGCCATGCATTGAAAGAAGGTGCCGGTGGTGAAGAAATCGAATACATgctcaaaataaattactatCCGCCATGCCCACGTCCTGACCTCACACTGGGGGTGGCGGCCCATACTGATCTGTCTGCCCTCACCATTCTTGTGCCTAACGAGGTCCCCGGATTGCAGATCTTCAAGGACGGGAACTGGTTTGAAGCTAAGTACATTCCTAATGCCTTGATCATTCACATTGGCGATCAAATTGAG ATCCTTAGCAATGGTAAGTACAAGGCTGTTTTGCACAGAACCACGGTGGCTAAAGATAAGGCAAGGATGTCATGGCCAGTTTTCTTGGAGCCTCCAGGCGAGCTCGTGGTCGGTCCTCTTCCTCacctcatcaagaaagacaatcCTCCAAAGTTCAAGGCCAAAAAATTCGAGGATTACATGTACTGTAAACTCAATCGTCTCCCCCAGTAG